In Fusobacterium perfoetens, the following are encoded in one genomic region:
- a CDS encoding DUF554 domain-containing protein has translation MFAIFLNGFAICLGGFLGYFFKNHSSLKLSRAIIIVMGFQIFAMGIKDAIHYENGMLNVIYLVIGTVIGEIVDIDKKLKSMALFFQNKFAKNSHGFVNGFITATLIFCIGSMAVIGPLKIALEKDSSIIYIKAILDGIMAMFLASTYGLGVLFSAIIVIIYQGGIFLLAEILKTATDPHVLNQLSSIGGVLLTGLAFTFIFEKTDIKISNMLPAMLIPVLVAIIKNIFV, from the coding sequence ATGTTTGCTATATTTCTTAATGGATTTGCTATATGTTTAGGTGGATTTCTTGGATATTTTTTTAAAAATCATAGTTCTTTAAAATTAAGTAGAGCTATTATTATTGTTATGGGATTTCAAATTTTTGCAATGGGAATAAAAGATGCTATTCATTATGAAAATGGAATGTTGAATGTTATTTATTTGGTAATTGGTACTGTTATTGGAGAGATAGTTGATATTGACAAAAAATTAAAATCTATGGCTTTATTTTTTCAAAATAAATTTGCAAAAAATAGTCATGGCTTTGTAAACGGCTTTATTACTGCTACTCTTATTTTTTGTATAGGTTCAATGGCTGTTATAGGCCCTTTGAAAATTGCACTTGAAAAAGACAGCAGTATCATATATATAAAAGCAATCTTAGATGGAATTATGGCAATGTTTCTTGCTTCAACTTATGGTTTAGGAGTTTTATTCTCAGCAATTATAGTTATAATTTATCAAGGAGGGATTTTCTTACTTGCAGAAATTTTAAAAACAGCAACAGATCCTCATGTATTAAATCAGCTTTCATCAATAGGAGGAGTTCTTTTGACAGGGCTTGCATTTACTTTTATTTTTGAAAAAACTGATATAAAAATAAGTAATATGCTTCCTGCAATGCTTATTCCTGTTTTAGTAGCTATTATAAAAAATATTTTTGTATAA
- the licT gene encoding BglG family transcription antiterminator LicT: MRVLKILNNNAFISQDENNEEIVVMGRGIGFQRKVNDEIQMSEGMKIFSNKDNGLNEKLKEVISNIPENYIEITEKIVNILKEKYNKELHNIIYVSLTEHIHSAVERFKNGIEIKNPLLNEIKRLYKDEYDVSLEALEIIRKELGIAFTKDEAGYITNHIINAQLDGSMNNTAEITRIAQKILNIIEYNMLITINEETMSYYRIVTHLKFLALRMINGTVNDEDDDLFEMLKVKYPKCYKCVSIINEFSKTNYDYELTNAEQMYLIIYIQRLCKESTK; the protein is encoded by the coding sequence GTGCGTGTATTAAAGATTTTAAATAATAATGCCTTTATTTCCCAAGATGAGAATAATGAAGAAATTGTTGTTATGGGAAGAGGAATCGGATTTCAGAGAAAAGTGAATGATGAAATTCAAATGTCCGAAGGAATGAAAATTTTTTCCAATAAAGATAATGGGTTAAATGAAAAATTAAAAGAAGTTATCTCAAATATTCCAGAAAATTATATTGAAATAACAGAGAAAATTGTAAATATTTTAAAAGAAAAATATAATAAAGAATTACATAATATTATTTATGTTTCTCTTACAGAGCATATTCATAGTGCTGTAGAAAGATTTAAAAATGGAATAGAAATAAAAAATCCTTTGCTTAATGAAATAAAGCGTCTTTATAAAGATGAATATGATGTTTCTTTAGAAGCTTTAGAAATTATAAGAAAAGAATTAGGAATTGCTTTTACAAAAGATGAAGCAGGATATATAACAAACCATATTATAAATGCTCAGCTTGATGGAAGCATGAATAATACAGCAGAAATAACAAGAATAGCACAAAAAATCTTAAATATAATAGAATATAATATGCTTATAACTATAAATGAAGAAACAATGTCATATTATAGAATAGTAACACATTTAAAATTTTTAGCATTAAGAATGATTAATGGAACAGTAAACGATGAAGATGATGATCTTTTTGAAATGTTAAAAGTTAAATATCCTAAGTGCTATAAATGTGTTTCAATAATAAATGAATTTAGTAAAACAAATTATGATTATGAACTAACAAATGCAGAACAAATGTATTTGATAATATATATTCAAAGATTATGTAAAGAATCAACTAAATAA
- a CDS encoding PTS transporter subunit EIIC, with amino-acid sequence MDYAVLAKKILEKIGGKENVNSVVHCMTRLRFDLKDNSLVDDEGLKRVRGIVGTIQKPEQYQVIIGNEVGYVYKELCKEGNFKAVSSEKSGVKNKKKMNIVSMLMDIISSVMAPVIPAIIGAAMIKVLLTILTMSGLLDSASQTYAVLNVIGDGAFFFMPVLIAMSAANKFGTNAYYAASMALVILHPSFIQMLNTVKETGEKLYFIGLPITPANYAYSVIPIILGVWSLSYVERFVDKITPAITKNFLKPMLVMVIALPITMIVLGPLGAILGDILSLIIYKIYDIFGFFAVGMIGGLYPFFVMAGMHHAFTPIKLGVLATVGYETFICIGELCANLAQGGAALAVAVKTKDKDFKQLAGSSAFSAIVAGITEPALYGVNLRLKRPMIGVCAGGIVGGLFGGFMQMKCFGVATPSLVTVVQYIEQNRASSLFIALGAMLVAVTVSFVVTYVAGFEDVSYEDAEEELLKRAEEKHKISK; translated from the coding sequence ATGGATTATGCTGTTTTAGCAAAAAAGATTTTAGAAAAAATTGGTGGAAAGGAAAATGTTAATAGTGTTGTACATTGTATGACAAGATTGCGTTTTGACTTAAAAGACAATTCTTTAGTTGATGACGAAGGATTAAAGAGAGTAAGAGGAATAGTAGGAACTATTCAAAAACCTGAGCAGTATCAAGTAATCATAGGAAATGAAGTAGGATATGTTTACAAGGAATTATGTAAAGAAGGAAACTTTAAAGCTGTTTCTTCTGAAAAAAGTGGAGTAAAAAATAAGAAAAAGATGAATATAGTTTCTATGTTAATGGATATTATATCATCTGTAATGGCTCCTGTAATTCCTGCAATTATTGGAGCAGCAATGATAAAAGTGCTGCTTACAATATTAACAATGTCTGGTTTATTAGATAGTGCAAGTCAAACTTATGCTGTTTTAAATGTAATAGGTGATGGAGCATTTTTCTTTATGCCTGTGCTTATAGCAATGTCAGCAGCTAATAAATTTGGAACAAATGCTTATTATGCAGCAAGTATGGCTCTTGTAATTTTACACCCTTCTTTTATTCAAATGTTAAATACAGTAAAAGAAACAGGGGAAAAGCTTTACTTTATAGGTTTACCAATTACTCCAGCAAATTATGCTTATTCTGTAATTCCAATAATTTTAGGAGTATGGTCTCTTTCTTATGTAGAAAGATTTGTAGATAAAATTACTCCTGCAATTACAAAGAACTTTTTAAAACCAATGCTTGTAATGGTAATAGCTCTTCCGATAACAATGATAGTATTAGGACCTTTAGGAGCTATATTAGGAGATATACTATCTCTTATAATTTATAAAATTTATGATATATTTGGTTTCTTTGCAGTAGGAATGATAGGAGGATTATATCCTTTCTTTGTTATGGCTGGAATGCACCATGCTTTTACACCTATAAAATTAGGAGTATTAGCAACAGTTGGATATGAGACTTTTATTTGTATAGGTGAATTATGTGCTAATTTGGCTCAAGGTGGAGCTGCATTAGCAGTTGCTGTAAAAACTAAAGATAAAGATTTTAAACAATTAGCAGGATCATCTGCTTTCTCTGCAATAGTAGCAGGAATTACAGAACCTGCTCTTTATGGTGTAAACTTAAGACTAAAAAGACCTATGATAGGTGTATGTGCTGGTGGAATAGTAGGAGGACTTTTTGGTGGGTTTATGCAAATGAAATGCTTTGGAGTTGCAACACCTTCTTTAGTAACAGTTGTACAATATATAGAACAAAACAGAGCTTCAAGTCTTTTCATTGCTTTAGGAGCAATGTTAGTGGCAGTAACAGTATCTTTTGTAGTTACTTATGTTGCTGGATTTGAAGATGTATCTTATGAAGATGCAGAAGAAGAACTTTTAAAAAGGGCTGAAGAGAAACATAAAATAAGCAAATAG
- a CDS encoding glycoside hydrolase family 1 protein: MNKYKFPENFLWGSASAAYQIEGAYNIDGKGMSNWDKFVRIPGKTFKGTTGDIAVDHYHRYKEDIALMAEMGLKTYRFSIAWTRIYPQGKGEVNQKGLEFYESIIDECLKYGIEPMVTIYHWDLPQALVEEYNGFESRKIIDDFLNYAETLFRAFGNKVKYWITLNEQNIFTSLGWLTAQHPPGKFDDGKMFYQVNHNAFLAHAKTVLSYRKMGFTGKIGASFAYTPSYPLDCNPINIMSKVNYDDLKNFWWLDMYAYGEYPRAAMKYLEKKGIAPVFYEDDAEILKAAAKEISFMGVNYYQSCVCEYNPLDGVTPYGTMNTTGIKGSGQITGIPGVYKNPQNKFLKTTDWDWTIDPVGLKYLCREITSRYRLPIIISENGLGAFDKQEDDKSIHDIYRIEYIKEHLKSLAEAIDEGCEVLAYCTWSFTDLLSWLNGYQKRYGFVYVDRNEETGSLNRYKKDSFYWYKKIIETNGEFLEK; encoded by the coding sequence ATGAATAAATATAAATTTCCTGAGAATTTTTTATGGGGAAGTGCATCAGCTGCTTATCAAATAGAAGGAGCATATAATATTGATGGAAAAGGAATGTCTAACTGGGATAAATTTGTAAGAATTCCAGGAAAAACATTTAAAGGAACGACAGGAGATATAGCTGTAGACCATTATCATCGTTATAAAGAAGATATTGCTTTAATGGCTGAAATGGGTTTAAAAACATATAGATTTTCAATAGCATGGACAAGAATATATCCTCAAGGAAAAGGAGAAGTTAATCAAAAAGGACTAGAGTTTTATGAAAGTATAATAGATGAATGTCTAAAATATGGAATAGAACCTATGGTTACAATATATCACTGGGACTTACCTCAAGCTTTAGTAGAAGAGTATAATGGTTTTGAAAGCAGAAAAATTATAGACGACTTTTTAAATTATGCAGAAACATTATTTAGGGCTTTTGGAAATAAAGTAAAATATTGGATAACTTTAAATGAACAAAATATATTTACATCATTAGGTTGGTTAACAGCACAACACCCACCTGGAAAGTTTGATGATGGAAAAATGTTTTATCAAGTAAATCATAATGCTTTTTTAGCACATGCAAAAACAGTTTTATCTTATCGTAAAATGGGATTTACTGGAAAAATAGGAGCAAGTTTTGCATATACTCCAAGTTATCCATTAGATTGTAATCCTATAAATATTATGTCAAAAGTAAATTACGATGATTTAAAAAATTTCTGGTGGCTTGATATGTATGCTTATGGAGAATATCCAAGAGCAGCAATGAAATATCTTGAGAAAAAAGGAATAGCTCCAGTTTTTTATGAAGATGATGCTGAAATTTTAAAAGCTGCAGCTAAAGAAATAAGTTTTATGGGAGTAAATTATTATCAAAGTTGCGTATGTGAATACAATCCTTTAGATGGAGTAACTCCTTATGGAACTATGAATACGACAGGAATTAAAGGTTCAGGGCAAATCACTGGAATTCCTGGGGTATATAAAAATCCTCAAAATAAATTTTTAAAAACGACAGATTGGGATTGGACAATAGATCCTGTTGGATTAAAATATTTATGCAGAGAAATAACAAGCAGATATAGACTTCCTATTATTATTTCAGAAAATGGTTTAGGAGCTTTTGATAAACAAGAAGATGATAAATCAATACATGATATATACAGAATAGAGTATATAAAAGAGCATTTAAAATCTTTGGCAGAAGCAATAGATGAAGGCTGTGAAGTTCTTGCTTATTGCACATGGTCTTTTACAGATCTTCTTAGTTGGCTGAATGGATATCAAAAGCGTTATGGATTTGTATATGTAGATAGAAATGAAGAGACAGGTTCATTAAATAGATATAAAAAAGATAGTTTTTATTGGTATAAAAAAATAATAGAAACTAATGGGGAATTTTTAGAAAAATAG
- a CDS encoding helix-turn-helix transcriptional regulator: MNGKEILNFLTSLAEGISSMFGPDCEVIIHDLKKKGIVTAVYNGHVTGRKKGDKLNLLGIYNMEEAIEGRDFYNCLCKTHEGRLIKSTTVHFKDKNYHYAFGINYDFTKLSLAESVLSNLVKTGIEVEKAVIGNPSEKIIDDIFLEGMKMVGKPVALMNKEDRMTLVRYLKDNGGFSLKKGIQTVAKKMHVSRYTIYNYLKAFENEEKE, translated from the coding sequence ATGAATGGAAAAGAAATACTTAATTTTTTAACAAGCCTTGCTGAAGGGATTTCCTCTATGTTTGGCCCTGACTGTGAGGTTATAATTCATGACTTAAAAAAGAAAGGTATAGTAACTGCTGTGTATAATGGTCATGTTACTGGAAGAAAAAAAGGAGATAAACTGAATCTTCTTGGAATATACAATATGGAAGAAGCCATAGAAGGAAGGGATTTTTACAACTGTTTGTGTAAAACTCATGAAGGAAGACTTATAAAATCAACAACAGTTCATTTTAAAGATAAAAATTATCACTATGCTTTTGGAATAAACTACGACTTCACAAAACTTTCTCTTGCTGAAAGCGTTTTAAGCAATCTTGTAAAAACAGGAATAGAAGTTGAAAAAGCTGTAATTGGAAATCCTTCTGAAAAAATTATAGACGATATATTCCTTGAAGGAATGAAAATGGTAGGGAAACCTGTTGCTCTTATGAACAAAGAAGACAGAATGACTCTTGTGAGATATCTTAAAGATAATGGTGGATTCTCTCTAAAAAAAGGTATACAAACTGTTGCTAAAAAAATGCATGTTTCAAGATACACTATTTACAATTATCTAAAAGCTTTTGAAAACGAAGAAAAAGAATAG
- a CDS encoding heavy-metal-associated domain-containing protein has product MKKILTIEGMMCGHCVAHVEKALKNIDGVEEVKVSLENKTAEVAMNKDITDEVFKNVISEEGYEVVSIK; this is encoded by the coding sequence ATGAAAAAAATATTAACAATAGAAGGAATGATGTGTGGACATTGTGTGGCACATGTAGAAAAAGCTTTAAAAAATATTGATGGTGTAGAGGAAGTAAAAGTAAGTCTAGAAAATAAAACAGCAGAAGTTGCTATGAATAAGGATATAACTGATGAGGTTTTTAAAAATGTTATATCTGAAGAAGGGTATGAGGTAGTTTCTATAAAATAA
- the fucO gene encoding lactaldehyde reductase, producing the protein MANRFVLNGISYHGKGAIENIITEAISRGFKKAFVCSDPDLIKFNVTKKVTDLLEKNNLDYELYSDIKPNPTIENVQTGVEAFKNSGADYIIAIGGGSSIDTAKAIGIIITNPEFADVRSLEGVAPTKNPAVPTIAVPTTAGTAAEVTINYVITDVERNRKFVCVDPHDIPLIAVVDPDMMSSMPKGLTAATGMDALTHAIEGYITLGAWELSDMFHLKAIEIIAKSLRGAVENTPEGREGMALGQYVAGMGFSNVGLGIVHSMAHPLGAFYDTPHGVANAIILPTVMEYNAPFTGEKYREIARAMGVKNVDNMSQEEYRKAAVEAVKKLSADVGIAPNLVGIVKEEDIQALAESAYADACRPGNPRDTNVEEIAELYRKLMK; encoded by the coding sequence ATGGCAAACAGATTTGTATTAAACGGTATTTCATATCATGGAAAAGGAGCAATAGAAAATATAATTACAGAAGCTATATCAAGGGGATTTAAAAAAGCTTTTGTATGCTCAGATCCTGATCTTATAAAATTTAATGTTACAAAAAAAGTTACAGATTTATTAGAAAAAAATAATCTTGATTATGAATTATATTCTGATATAAAACCAAATCCTACAATAGAAAATGTACAAACAGGAGTTGAAGCTTTTAAAAACTCTGGAGCTGATTATATTATAGCTATTGGAGGAGGATCTTCAATTGACACTGCTAAAGCAATAGGAATTATTATAACAAATCCTGAATTTGCAGATGTAAGAAGTCTTGAAGGAGTAGCACCTACTAAAAATCCTGCAGTTCCTACTATTGCAGTTCCTACAACTGCTGGAACAGCAGCTGAAGTAACAATAAACTATGTAATAACAGATGTTGAAAGAAACAGAAAATTTGTTTGTGTTGATCCTCATGATATTCCACTTATTGCAGTTGTTGATCCTGATATGATGTCTTCTATGCCTAAAGGACTTACTGCAGCAACTGGTATGGATGCTTTAACACATGCTATAGAAGGATATATAACTCTTGGAGCATGGGAACTTTCTGATATGTTCCACTTAAAAGCTATAGAAATAATTGCTAAATCTCTTCGTGGAGCTGTAGAAAACACTCCTGAAGGTAGAGAAGGAATGGCTCTTGGACAATATGTAGCAGGAATGGGATTCTCAAATGTAGGACTTGGAATAGTTCACTCAATGGCTCACCCTTTAGGTGCTTTCTATGATACACCTCATGGAGTTGCAAATGCTATTATTCTTCCTACTGTAATGGAATATAACGCTCCTTTCACTGGGGAAAAATATAGAGAAATTGCAAGAGCTATGGGAGTTAAAAATGTAGATAATATGTCACAGGAAGAATACAGAAAAGCTGCTGTAGAAGCTGTTAAAAAATTATCTGCAGATGTAGGAATTGCTCCTAATCTTGTAGGAATAGTTAAAGAAGAAGATATTCAGGCTCTTGCTGAATCTGCATATGCTGATGCTTGCCGTCCTGGAAATCCAAGAGATACAAATGTTGAAGAAATTGCTGAACTTTATAGAAAATTAATGAAATAA
- a CDS encoding PLP-dependent aminotransferase family protein: protein MEKSIKIKKIGKIYLQIYSQIKERIEKDKLKGKLVPVRKMAEELGVSPSTVAKAYDELEKNGYVIKKEGSGVYVKFQKKKNVYLEDHMESETFRYGYFNPEFNIDFASATPNETILPMESLKRAINFVLDRDRESAFLYEDPQGYYYLRKTISEKLKKEENIDVDINSIQIVSGAQQGIDIISQAFLYPNDIVVVEDPTYRGARESFKKAGCRIMEISMQNDGFSLKDLEKILRRQKIKLFYTMTNFHNPTGVSTGDEKKKKLLELAERFDFYILEDDGLSNLYFTGGKPSSLKSMDKDGRVIYIKSYSKIFMPGFRLGYITVPEPMLNTVLTRKFSGDIYHSGLNQRAFQFLLENGDWDLHMEKARRIFKEKQKLMYKCLKKIKNITFKRPKGGLCFWVKLPENISSKAVYVNMLSHGVGILPGVVFSENNDNYIRISFAQCEEKDIEEGVKILACAIDKLK, encoded by the coding sequence ATGGAGAAATCTATAAAAATAAAAAAAATTGGTAAAATATATCTTCAGATTTATTCTCAGATAAAAGAGAGAATAGAAAAAGATAAATTAAAAGGAAAACTAGTTCCTGTAAGAAAAATGGCAGAAGAACTTGGAGTAAGCCCGTCAACAGTTGCAAAAGCATATGATGAGCTTGAAAAAAATGGTTATGTAATAAAAAAAGAGGGAAGTGGAGTTTATGTTAAATTCCAAAAAAAGAAAAATGTTTATTTAGAAGATCATATGGAAAGTGAAACCTTTAGATACGGTTATTTTAACCCTGAATTTAATATTGATTTTGCTTCAGCAACACCTAATGAAACAATTCTTCCTATGGAGAGTCTGAAAAGAGCAATAAATTTTGTTCTTGACAGAGACAGGGAATCAGCATTTCTTTATGAAGATCCTCAAGGATATTATTATCTTCGTAAAACTATTTCAGAAAAACTTAAGAAAGAAGAAAATATAGATGTTGATATAAACAGCATACAGATTGTTTCAGGAGCTCAGCAGGGAATAGATATTATTTCACAGGCTTTTTTATATCCAAATGACATAGTAGTTGTGGAAGATCCTACCTATAGAGGAGCAAGGGAAAGTTTTAAAAAAGCTGGTTGTAGAATAATGGAAATTTCAATGCAGAATGATGGATTTTCATTAAAAGATCTTGAAAAAATTCTTCGTCGTCAAAAAATAAAATTATTTTATACAATGACAAATTTTCATAATCCAACAGGTGTATCTACAGGAGATGAAAAAAAGAAAAAACTTTTAGAATTAGCTGAAAGATTTGATTTCTATATTCTTGAAGATGATGGATTGTCAAATCTTTATTTTACAGGGGGAAAACCTTCATCTTTAAAAAGTATGGATAAAGATGGGAGAGTAATTTATATTAAAAGTTATTCTAAAATTTTTATGCCAGGATTTCGTCTTGGATATATTACAGTTCCTGAGCCAATGCTTAATACTGTTTTAACAAGAAAATTTTCAGGGGATATTTATCATTCTGGATTAAATCAGAGGGCTTTTCAGTTTCTTCTTGAGAACGGAGACTGGGATCTTCATATGGAAAAAGCTAGAAGAATTTTTAAAGAAAAACAAAAATTAATGTATAAGTGTCTTAAAAAAATTAAAAATATTACTTTTAAGAGACCAAAAGGTGGACTTTGTTTTTGGGTAAAACTTCCTGAAAATATTTCAAGCAAGGCTGTGTATGTAAATATGCTTTCTCATGGAGTGGGAATTCTTCCAGGAGTTGTTTTTTCAGAAAATAATGATAACTACATAAGAATAAGTTTTGCTCAGTGTGAAGAAAAAGATATAGAAGAGGGAGTTAAAATACTTGCCTGTGCTATTGATAAATTAAAATAA